A region from the Cellvibrio sp. PSBB006 genome encodes:
- a CDS encoding sodium:solute symporter family protein — MSQFTINLIFVGGSFALYIAIAIWSRAASTKEFYVAGGGVSPVVNGMATAADWMSAASFISMAGLIAAAGYANSTYLMGWTGGYVLLAMLLAPYLRKFGKFTVPEFIGERFYSSSARMVAVVCLIVASVTYVIGQMTGAGVAFSRFLEVSSNTGLMIAAVVVFMYAVLGGMKGITYTQVAQYVVLIIAYTIPAVFISLQLTNNPIPPLGLFSTHVESGQPLLTTLDEIVRELGFRDYTADVPNKLNMVLFTLSLMIGTAGLPHVIIRFFTVPKVADARWSAGWALVFIAALYLTAPAVASMARLNLVNTIYPEGPTAEALEYSERPDWIRTWENTGLITYTDKNNDGRIQMYNDVPAFKEVAESRGWAGSELTVNNDILVLANPEIANLPGWVVALIAAGGLAAALSTAAGLLLAISSSISHDLIKGVINPQISDKGELLAARISMAVAIVVATWLGMNPPGFAAQVVALAFGIAAASIFPALMMGIFSKRVNSVGAIAGMLAGLLSTTIYIFLYLGWFFIPGTNTYENVADNWLFGVSPLSFGAIGAVINFAVATAVSMMTKEPPQAIQDLVESVRYPKGAGNATAHH, encoded by the coding sequence ATGAGCCAATTTACGATCAACCTTATCTTCGTGGGCGGCTCCTTCGCGCTCTATATCGCTATTGCCATCTGGTCACGTGCAGCGTCTACCAAAGAATTTTATGTTGCCGGTGGCGGGGTAAGTCCGGTGGTCAATGGTATGGCGACCGCTGCTGACTGGATGTCGGCGGCATCCTTTATCTCGATGGCTGGCTTGATCGCCGCTGCCGGTTACGCCAACTCTACCTACCTCATGGGTTGGACCGGTGGTTATGTGTTACTGGCGATGTTGCTGGCACCTTACCTGCGCAAATTCGGCAAATTTACGGTGCCGGAATTTATCGGCGAACGTTTTTACAGTTCGAGTGCGCGCATGGTCGCGGTGGTTTGCCTGATCGTTGCATCAGTCACTTATGTTATCGGGCAAATGACCGGCGCCGGTGTAGCCTTCTCCCGCTTCCTTGAGGTGAGCAGCAACACCGGTTTGATGATTGCCGCTGTTGTGGTGTTTATGTATGCAGTACTGGGTGGTATGAAAGGCATCACTTACACACAAGTAGCCCAGTATGTGGTACTGATCATCGCTTACACCATTCCCGCCGTGTTTATCTCTCTGCAATTGACCAACAACCCGATTCCCCCGCTGGGGCTTTTTTCTACCCATGTGGAATCCGGTCAGCCGCTTCTGACAACGCTTGATGAAATCGTGCGGGAGCTGGGCTTTCGTGATTACACCGCTGATGTGCCGAACAAACTGAACATGGTGCTCTTCACCCTGTCGCTGATGATCGGTACAGCGGGCTTGCCGCACGTCATTATTCGTTTCTTCACCGTTCCCAAGGTCGCGGATGCACGTTGGTCGGCTGGCTGGGCGCTGGTCTTTATTGCCGCCCTTTATCTGACCGCACCGGCCGTAGCCTCCATGGCGCGATTGAATCTGGTAAATACCATTTACCCTGAAGGCCCTACCGCTGAAGCACTGGAATACAGCGAGCGGCCCGATTGGATTCGCACCTGGGAAAACACCGGACTGATCACTTACACCGACAAAAATAACGATGGCCGCATCCAGATGTACAACGATGTGCCGGCGTTTAAAGAGGTCGCAGAGTCACGCGGCTGGGCGGGAAGTGAATTGACGGTGAACAATGACATCCTCGTCCTGGCGAACCCGGAGATTGCCAATCTGCCCGGCTGGGTGGTGGCCTTGATCGCGGCGGGTGGTCTGGCAGCGGCACTCTCCACCGCGGCAGGCCTTTTGCTGGCGATTTCCTCCTCCATCAGCCATGACCTGATCAAGGGGGTGATCAATCCCCAAATATCAGATAAAGGCGAATTGCTGGCCGCGCGGATCTCCATGGCGGTGGCCATTGTGGTGGCCACCTGGCTGGGGATGAATCCGCCGGGCTTTGCGGCACAGGTGGTGGCACTCGCGTTCGGGATTGCGGCGGCCTCCATCTTCCCGGCGTTGATGATGGGGATTTTCTCCAAACGGGTTAACAGTGTCGGTGCTATAGCGGGCATGTTGGCAGGGCTCCTGTCGACCACCATTTACATCTTCCTGTATCTTGGCTGGTTCTTTATCCCCGGCACCAACACCTATGAAAATGTGGCGGACAACTGGCTGTTTGGCGTGTCTCCCTTGTCGTTCGGTGCCATCGGTGCTGTGATCAACTTTGCGGTGGCAACCGCCGTATCGATGATGACCAAGGAACCACCGCAAGCGATCCAGGATCTGGTGGAAAGCGTGCGTTATCCCAAGGGTGCGGGTAACGCGACAGCACACCACTGA
- the glgP gene encoding alpha-glucan family phosphorylase gives MSTFDRPLPAPLIILNELAGDLHWSWNHGGDELWRQINDEVWEHTHNPVSVLQLTSDAHLEHLATDPQFLYQLDNLVSARQRYLHEPAWYSKQYPDNPLRGIAYFSMEFGLCDALPLYAGGLGILAGDHLKTASDLGVPLVGIGLLYQEGYFRQSLGSDGWQQETYLYNDPGSLPLQPLKAEDGSWLHIDTGFLCRQVRFRVWQVKVGRVQLYLLDSNDPRNRPSDRGITSKLYGGSTGLRLVQEIALGICGWRLIETLGLDIDVCHLNEGHAAFATLERARAYAERHRTDFWHALRVTRSGNIFTTHTPVEAGFDRYPISLLRRYISEFTQHLGITMDSLIRLGRARPDDQSELFNMAYLAVRTCGRSNGVSRLHGEVSRRIFQPLFPRWPEREVPVGFITNGVHVPTWDSPEADALWTDLFGQERWRRGLDALDTRRLSEPSDKQLWQMASRGRARLVDYVRRKLAEQFRHETAPDYCELDMSSALDPNILTLGFARRFAEYKRPDLLLHDPDRLARILCNDRCPVQLVVAGKAHPADTTGKQALQAWHRFVQRSDVCHHVVLIEDYDIALAQHLVQGVDVWLNMPRRPWEASGTSGMKVLVNGGLNLSSLDGWWAEAYTPEVGWALGDGQEHRPEDDWHDAEQLYQLLENEVIPEFYRRDSDGISRPWVNRIRASMEQLTLRFSSNRMLQEYLDQLYIPAAANVQQRQQNNGQLARELQQWHDHLSSHWHEVHVDELTVVTDEQGAHLEVTVYLGSLQSNQVDVQVVADATAHWPALRQTLTLRDPLEGATHAYRYTGPLPDQRPVDHFTARVIGAHHQALIPMENGLIAWQKRS, from the coding sequence ATGTCAACCTTTGACCGTCCGCTACCTGCACCGCTGATCATCCTTAACGAACTGGCTGGCGATCTTCACTGGAGCTGGAACCACGGTGGCGATGAACTGTGGCGACAGATCAATGATGAGGTCTGGGAACACACGCATAATCCGGTCAGCGTTTTACAGCTGACCAGCGATGCGCATTTGGAACATCTGGCCACAGACCCTCAATTTCTGTATCAGCTGGATAACCTTGTGTCCGCGCGGCAACGTTATCTCCATGAACCGGCGTGGTACAGCAAACAGTATCCGGACAACCCGCTGCGCGGCATTGCTTATTTCAGTATGGAGTTTGGCTTGTGCGACGCCTTGCCGCTCTACGCGGGCGGGCTGGGCATATTGGCCGGTGATCACCTGAAGACGGCCAGCGACCTGGGGGTACCCCTGGTCGGTATCGGCCTGTTGTACCAGGAGGGCTACTTTCGCCAGAGTCTCGGCAGCGATGGCTGGCAGCAGGAAACTTATCTCTATAACGACCCCGGCAGCCTGCCACTGCAACCATTAAAGGCTGAAGACGGCAGCTGGTTGCATATCGATACCGGTTTTCTCTGTCGCCAGGTGCGCTTTCGGGTCTGGCAGGTCAAGGTGGGGCGGGTGCAACTGTATCTGCTGGACAGCAATGACCCGCGCAACCGACCCAGTGACCGGGGTATCACCAGTAAACTCTATGGCGGCTCCACCGGGTTGCGGCTGGTGCAGGAGATTGCCCTGGGTATTTGTGGATGGCGGTTGATTGAAACTCTGGGGCTGGACATTGATGTCTGCCACCTCAACGAAGGGCACGCGGCGTTTGCGACACTGGAGCGTGCTCGCGCCTATGCCGAACGCCACCGCACCGATTTTTGGCATGCGTTGCGGGTGACCCGCAGTGGCAATATCTTCACCACCCACACACCGGTAGAAGCCGGGTTTGATCGCTACCCGATCAGCTTGCTGCGCCGTTACATCAGCGAATTTACCCAGCACCTGGGCATCACCATGGACAGTTTGATCCGCCTCGGACGGGCGCGACCCGATGACCAGAGCGAACTGTTCAACATGGCTTATCTCGCCGTGCGAACCTGCGGCAGAAGTAACGGCGTCAGTCGCTTGCATGGCGAGGTCAGCCGGCGCATCTTCCAGCCGTTGTTCCCACGCTGGCCGGAGCGCGAAGTGCCGGTCGGCTTTATCACCAACGGCGTCCACGTGCCTACCTGGGACTCGCCTGAAGCAGATGCGCTGTGGACCGACTTGTTCGGGCAAGAGCGTTGGCGCCGCGGACTGGATGCCCTTGATACCCGACGGCTAAGCGAACCGAGCGACAAGCAATTGTGGCAAATGGCAAGCCGCGGGCGAGCCCGGCTGGTGGACTACGTGCGCAGAAAACTGGCGGAGCAATTTCGTCATGAAACAGCACCGGATTACTGCGAACTGGATATGTCCAGCGCGCTGGACCCCAATATCCTGACCCTCGGGTTTGCGCGCCGCTTCGCCGAATACAAACGCCCCGACCTGCTCCTGCATGACCCGGATCGGTTGGCCCGCATCCTGTGCAACGACCGCTGTCCTGTACAACTGGTAGTAGCCGGTAAAGCCCACCCGGCCGACACCACCGGCAAACAGGCGCTGCAAGCCTGGCACCGGTTTGTGCAACGTTCAGACGTGTGTCATCACGTGGTACTGATTGAAGACTACGACATCGCTCTTGCACAGCATCTCGTGCAAGGGGTGGATGTCTGGCTGAATATGCCGCGTCGCCCCTGGGAAGCCAGCGGAACCAGCGGGATGAAAGTGTTGGTGAACGGCGGGCTCAACCTGTCATCACTGGATGGTTGGTGGGCCGAAGCCTACACGCCAGAGGTGGGCTGGGCGCTGGGCGACGGCCAGGAACACCGCCCGGAAGACGACTGGCACGATGCCGAGCAACTCTATCAACTGTTGGAAAACGAGGTTATTCCCGAATTCTACCGACGCGACAGCGATGGCATTTCTCGCCCCTGGGTAAACCGCATTCGCGCCAGCATGGAGCAACTCACACTGCGGTTTAGCAGCAACCGGATGCTCCAGGAATATCTGGACCAGCTGTACATTCCTGCGGCGGCGAACGTCCAGCAGCGCCAGCAAAATAACGGTCAACTCGCCCGCGAATTACAGCAATGGCACGACCATCTTTCCAGCCACTGGCACGAAGTCCATGTGGATGAGCTGACGGTGGTGACGGATGAACAAGGCGCGCACCTGGAAGTCACCGTTTATCTCGGCAGCCTTCAATCCAATCAGGTTGACGTACAGGTTGTTGCCGACGCGACAGCACATTGGCCGGCCCTGCGCCAGACCCTGACCTTGCGTGATCCACTGGAAGGTGCCACCCATGCCTACCGCTACACCGGACCCTTGCCGGATCAACGCCCTGTTGATCACTTCACCGCTCGCGTTATCGGCGCTCACCACCAGGCATTGATTCCGATGGAGAATGGGTTGATTGCCTGGCAGAAGCGTTCGTGA
- a CDS encoding TonB-dependent siderophore receptor, with protein sequence MKTKLFPLAAAAWFCLSPQSGLAQDAASGTASQKRQQEGSIEEMKVTGKYGVDQTKTIDTATGLGLTVQETPQSVSILTFERMQDQNITSILDAVNNAVGVSSAEVDNVRNSFYSRGFQIDSYQIDGVPTSWSLGGDSGETVADTVIYERIEFVRGATGLMTGVGDPSASINLVRKHANSTELTGFVDVATGSWDKKSLAADVSSGLNESGSIRGRVVGRYLKGDSFVDYYEDDKKTLYGVLEADLTDATLLRVGASYQNNNPTSTVWGVLPGFFSDGTRPDWDVSKTTAMDWNRWESTNTNYFASINHLFANGWELLANYNNLHYETEARLLYVSTPWDGDTGTYTYLDKETGAGLTAQRYRSDGESKQDSFDIQLKGDFNLFNQTHDFVVGALYADQSAKTFTQLPVDADLSSGYDQVPVDNFYEWGDLPEPEWEDERTQSQGSETEQHGYYAATRLSATDKLKFILGGRVATWERNGFDWSGIVDYGDKDQFIPYAGALYDLTDAHRVYVSYTEIFKPQNKRDTSGNFLDPLIGESAEIGLKSRFLDDRLQTTIAYFDIQQDNLAQKDTDFKGTAEQSEAFFPVEGANSKGFEIEVVGQPVDGWNISAGYSKFSIEDANGNDLNTDIATETIKLFTSYQFGGALERLTLGGGVNWQNETYSAGINPIGNPDRLTQDAYALVSLMARYAITDDLNVQFNAANVTDEKYYSQVGYFSSYRYGTPRNYTLSLNYTFN encoded by the coding sequence GTGAAAACTAAACTCTTTCCTCTCGCTGCGGCCGCATGGTTTTGTCTTTCCCCGCAGTCAGGTCTGGCCCAGGACGCTGCCAGTGGTACCGCATCGCAGAAACGCCAACAGGAAGGCTCCATTGAAGAAATGAAAGTCACCGGCAAGTATGGCGTCGACCAGACCAAGACTATCGATACGGCGACTGGCCTGGGGCTGACTGTTCAGGAGACGCCGCAGTCGGTGTCGATCCTGACCTTCGAGCGGATGCAGGACCAGAACATCACCAGCATTCTGGATGCGGTGAACAACGCCGTCGGCGTGTCGTCTGCGGAAGTGGACAACGTGCGCAATAGCTTTTATTCGCGCGGTTTCCAGATCGACAGCTATCAAATTGATGGCGTACCCACTTCCTGGAGCCTGGGTGGCGATTCCGGTGAAACCGTGGCAGATACCGTTATCTATGAACGTATTGAATTTGTCCGCGGGGCAACCGGTTTGATGACTGGCGTGGGTGACCCTTCGGCCTCCATCAATCTGGTGCGCAAGCATGCCAACAGCACTGAGCTGACCGGTTTTGTGGATGTGGCCACCGGCAGCTGGGATAAAAAGAGCCTGGCAGCAGACGTGTCGTCCGGCTTAAACGAAAGCGGCAGTATTCGTGGCCGCGTGGTGGGCCGTTATTTAAAAGGCGATTCCTTTGTTGATTATTACGAAGACGACAAAAAAACGCTCTACGGTGTATTGGAAGCGGATTTAACAGACGCAACCTTGCTGCGTGTAGGTGCGAGTTATCAGAACAATAATCCAACCTCTACCGTATGGGGCGTACTGCCAGGATTCTTCTCTGACGGCACCAGACCCGATTGGGATGTCTCCAAAACCACGGCAATGGACTGGAACCGTTGGGAGTCAACCAACACCAATTACTTCGCCAGCATCAACCATTTGTTTGCCAATGGTTGGGAATTGCTCGCTAACTACAACAATTTGCACTACGAGACAGAGGCGCGTTTGCTTTACGTCAGCACACCATGGGACGGAGATACTGGAACCTATACGTATCTGGACAAAGAAACGGGTGCTGGCCTGACCGCACAACGTTATCGCAGTGATGGCGAATCAAAACAGGATAGTTTTGATATTCAATTGAAGGGCGACTTCAACTTATTTAATCAAACCCATGATTTTGTTGTTGGCGCACTCTACGCCGATCAGTCGGCGAAAACGTTTACCCAACTACCCGTGGATGCAGACCTGAGTAGTGGCTACGATCAGGTTCCCGTGGATAACTTCTATGAATGGGGCGACCTGCCTGAGCCTGAGTGGGAGGACGAGCGTACCCAATCCCAGGGCAGCGAAACCGAGCAGCACGGTTATTACGCCGCTACCCGACTTTCTGCCACCGACAAGCTCAAGTTTATTCTCGGCGGACGCGTAGCAACCTGGGAGCGCAACGGTTTTGACTGGAGCGGGATCGTTGATTACGGTGATAAAGATCAATTTATTCCTTACGCGGGCGCGCTTTATGATTTGACCGATGCTCACCGGGTTTACGTTAGTTATACCGAGATCTTTAAACCGCAAAATAAACGCGATACTAGCGGGAATTTCCTTGATCCATTGATCGGTGAAAGTGCGGAGATTGGTTTGAAGAGCCGTTTCCTCGACGACCGTCTGCAGACCACCATTGCTTACTTTGATATTCAGCAAGACAACCTCGCTCAAAAGGATACTGACTTTAAAGGTACAGCAGAACAAAGTGAGGCATTTTTTCCTGTTGAGGGCGCGAATAGCAAAGGCTTCGAAATTGAAGTGGTCGGCCAGCCTGTCGATGGCTGGAACATCAGCGCTGGCTACTCAAAATTCTCCATTGAAGATGCCAACGGCAACGACCTGAACACCGATATCGCGACCGAGACGATTAAGCTGTTTACTTCCTACCAATTCGGTGGAGCGCTGGAGCGCTTGACCCTGGGTGGCGGTGTAAATTGGCAAAACGAAACTTACTCGGCGGGCATTAACCCCATTGGTAACCCCGACCGACTCACTCAGGATGCCTATGCACTGGTCAGCCTGATGGCTCGTTACGCTATTACCGATGACCTGAATGTACAGTTCAACGCGGCCAACGTGACAGATGAAAAATACTACTCACAAGTGGGGTATTTCAGCTCCTACCGCTACGGCACACCGCGTAACTACACACTCAGTCTGAATTACACATTCAATTAA
- a CDS encoding DUF4212 domain-containing protein encodes MAEDNNESVSREAIAKAYWRANLRLIVGCLVVWALVSYGFGLALRPMVAGISVGGTDLGFWFAQQGSILTFIALIFFYSWRMNKLDKKFDLHED; translated from the coding sequence ATGGCTGAAGATAACAACGAAAGCGTTTCGCGCGAGGCAATCGCAAAAGCTTATTGGCGAGCGAACCTGCGCCTGATCGTCGGCTGTCTGGTTGTATGGGCTTTAGTGTCGTATGGGTTTGGTCTTGCCCTCCGTCCGATGGTCGCGGGCATTTCCGTCGGCGGTACTGATCTGGGTTTCTGGTTTGCGCAACAGGGTTCCATCCTCACCTTTATTGCCTTGATCTTTTTCTACTCGTGGAGAATGAACAAGCTCGATAAAAAGTTCGATCTGCACGAGGACTAG
- a CDS encoding DUF294 nucleotidyltransferase-like domain-containing protein, producing MEVMEVTRFLTKTVPFGYLNQAEIARLAHHISVYYFQAQQPVEQVKPRLMIVRSGVFALYDPHQQLLGKLQEGDFFGQELLLSSESEPHQLVCEEDGLVYWLDADPFHTLLTNHLRVADYFHALAGHRLHRYEEAPASFHLTLKVNDVISARKVLIAPHESIVTAAQRMTDKRVSTLLVEENGQLAGLLTDRDLRSRALAKGVPGDAPVSQIMTRSPHTTERSAYLYEAIQTMAMHNVHHLPVLDGEQIYGMLSITDIIRVQQDHPVYLIGNIHRQPDLAGLVNISKGVVPLMMLLGRQRVPALEIGQIMTTITDALTKRLIFLAQEQLGAAPCEFCWVGFGSQARMDQSLNSDQDNALILAEEPRGAIGDYFARLAAFVCEGLGECGIRLCPGNIMASNPALRLSQAGWQEKFIHIVSNPTPESVLQSSIFFDLRAIDGQAALAQDLHQQLLPLTRKNTLFQFHLAQNALRDRAPLGLFKGFVLTQEGEQHAGCDLKKNGTSLITDIARILAYASGISEVNTRQRLQALNRANAMDEDLAQNLLDAFDLIAQLRWEKHQQDIQAQRNLSNILDPASLHNLQRHQLRDSFEVINRAQAMVRFRFCRGL from the coding sequence ATGGAAGTTATGGAGGTCACCCGCTTTCTCACCAAAACCGTGCCCTTTGGTTATCTCAATCAGGCGGAGATTGCGCGCCTCGCCCATCACATCAGCGTGTATTATTTTCAGGCGCAGCAACCGGTAGAACAGGTTAAACCGCGTTTGATGATTGTCCGTTCCGGTGTCTTCGCCCTGTACGATCCCCATCAACAGCTCCTCGGAAAATTGCAGGAAGGTGATTTTTTCGGGCAGGAATTGCTGCTGTCCAGCGAGAGCGAACCTCACCAACTGGTCTGTGAAGAAGATGGATTAGTGTATTGGCTTGATGCAGATCCTTTTCACACATTGCTCACCAACCACCTGCGCGTTGCAGATTATTTTCACGCGCTCGCTGGCCACCGTTTGCATCGTTATGAAGAAGCGCCCGCAAGTTTTCATTTAACGCTCAAAGTGAATGATGTCATCAGCGCGCGCAAGGTATTGATTGCGCCGCACGAATCGATTGTGACCGCCGCACAACGCATGACCGACAAGCGGGTATCTACCCTATTAGTGGAAGAAAACGGCCAATTGGCGGGCCTGCTGACCGACCGGGATTTGCGCTCGCGCGCGCTGGCAAAAGGTGTCCCCGGGGATGCTCCGGTGAGCCAGATCATGACGCGCTCGCCCCACACCACTGAACGCTCTGCTTATCTTTACGAAGCCATCCAGACCATGGCGATGCACAACGTGCATCACTTGCCGGTGCTGGACGGCGAGCAAATTTACGGGATGTTGTCCATCACCGATATCATTCGCGTGCAGCAGGACCATCCGGTTTACCTTATCGGCAATATCCATCGACAACCGGACCTCGCCGGGCTGGTAAATATCAGCAAAGGCGTTGTGCCGCTGATGATGTTGCTCGGTCGCCAGCGCGTGCCGGCGCTGGAAATCGGCCAGATCATGACGACGATTACCGATGCGTTAACCAAACGGTTGATTTTTTTAGCGCAGGAACAATTGGGCGCGGCGCCCTGTGAATTTTGCTGGGTCGGTTTTGGTTCCCAGGCGCGTATGGATCAAAGCCTGAATTCGGATCAGGATAATGCGTTGATCCTGGCGGAAGAACCGCGCGGTGCGATCGGCGATTATTTTGCGCGACTGGCCGCGTTTGTGTGTGAAGGATTGGGCGAATGCGGCATTCGTTTGTGCCCCGGTAATATCATGGCTTCCAATCCAGCATTGCGCCTGAGCCAGGCCGGCTGGCAGGAAAAATTTATCCACATCGTCAGCAATCCCACACCCGAATCGGTATTACAGTCGAGTATCTTTTTTGATTTGCGCGCGATAGATGGTCAAGCCGCGCTTGCGCAGGATCTGCATCAACAGTTGTTGCCGCTCACCCGCAAAAATACCTTGTTTCAGTTTCATCTCGCCCAAAACGCGTTGCGCGATCGCGCGCCGCTGGGATTGTTTAAAGGCTTTGTGCTGACCCAGGAAGGCGAACAACACGCGGGGTGCGATCTGAAAAAAAACGGCACCTCGCTGATTACCGATATTGCGCGCATCCTGGCCTACGCGTCGGGCATTTCCGAGGTGAATACCCGGCAGCGTTTGCAAGCTCTCAACCGCGCCAATGCCATGGACGAAGACCTCGCACAGAATTTACTCGACGCCTTCGATTTAATTGCGCAACTGCGTTGGGAAAAACACCAGCAGGATATTCAGGCGCAGCGCAACCTGAGCAATATCCTCGACCCGGCCAGCCTGCACAACCTGCAACGCCATCAGCTGCGCGACAGCTTTGAAGTGATCAATAGAGCCCAGGCGATGGTGCGCTTTCGCTTTTGTCGAGGTTTGTGA
- a CDS encoding DcaP family trimeric outer membrane transporter gives MRKPITQLCYGLSYGLTLCALPMSLAAQTFNVGETQVKFSGFFKLDAMVTDTEYGQLDFPARDFYVPSLTPVSGESEGLKYDTHARQTRFIFTTTTPLDNGKSINGHLEFDMMSTAGGDERITNGYSPSVRHAFFTYDRWLFGQTWSTFMDTSSLPESLDFIGNTDGAIFVRQAQVRYTNGNFQFGIENPQTTLTPFGGGARIVTEDSGIPDLVARYNFKGDWGSLSVAGLARQLSYDTGVVDESETAFGVSVSAKILLSNKDDLRVTFSSGDGIGRYLALNTANDAVVSDDGSLEAITATGAAVAYRHLWNERWRSNFVYAAFDADNNTDYTGAAVTKTTHSGSANLLYQVASKFMVGVELRYANREIEAGADGDMTRLQFTAKYDF, from the coding sequence ATGCGCAAACCCATCACGCAACTTTGTTATGGTCTGAGTTATGGTCTGACCCTTTGTGCTTTACCCATGAGCCTGGCGGCACAGACTTTCAACGTCGGTGAAACCCAGGTTAAATTCAGTGGTTTTTTTAAACTGGACGCTATGGTTACCGACACGGAATATGGTCAACTGGATTTTCCCGCACGCGATTTTTATGTACCTTCACTGACACCCGTATCCGGAGAAAGTGAAGGACTGAAGTACGATACCCATGCTCGCCAGACACGTTTTATCTTTACCACCACCACGCCGCTGGATAATGGCAAAAGCATTAACGGGCATCTGGAGTTCGACATGATGTCCACGGCCGGTGGCGACGAGCGGATTACCAACGGCTATTCTCCCAGCGTCCGCCACGCCTTTTTCACCTACGACCGCTGGTTGTTCGGTCAGACCTGGTCGACGTTTATGGACACCAGCTCACTCCCTGAATCACTGGATTTTATCGGCAATACCGATGGCGCCATCTTTGTTCGTCAGGCACAGGTGCGTTACACCAACGGCAATTTCCAGTTCGGTATTGAAAATCCACAAACCACGTTAACGCCCTTTGGCGGCGGTGCACGCATTGTGACGGAAGACAGCGGCATTCCCGACTTGGTAGCGCGCTATAACTTCAAAGGCGATTGGGGGTCATTGAGTGTTGCGGGTCTGGCCCGTCAGTTGTCCTATGACACAGGTGTGGTGGATGAGTCCGAAACTGCCTTTGGTGTTTCCGTCAGTGCCAAAATCCTGCTGAGTAACAAAGACGATCTGCGGGTGACCTTCAGCAGCGGTGACGGTATCGGTCGTTACCTTGCCTTGAATACCGCAAACGATGCTGTCGTTTCCGACGATGGTTCCCTGGAAGCGATCACGGCAACAGGTGCAGCAGTGGCCTATCGGCACTTATGGAACGAGCGTTGGCGTTCCAACTTTGTCTACGCCGCCTTCGATGCGGACAACAACACTGACTACACCGGGGCGGCGGTTACCAAAACCACCCACAGTGGCTCAGCGAATTTGCTGTACCAGGTAGCCAGCAAGTTTATGGTCGGTGTGGAACTTCGCTACGCCAATCGTGAAATCGAGGCCGGTGCAGACGGCGATATGACTCGCCTGCAATTCACCGCGAAATACGATTTTTAA